A single Aspergillus chevalieri M1 DNA, chromosome 3, nearly complete sequence DNA region contains:
- a CDS encoding mitochondrial processing peptidase (COG:O;~EggNog:ENOG410PGP4;~InterPro:IPR001431,IPR011765,IPR007863,IPR011249;~MEROPS:MER0043985;~PFAM:PF05193,PF00675;~go_function: GO:0046872 - metal ion binding [Evidence IEA];~go_process: GO:0006508 - proteolysis [Evidence IEA]) produces MASRRLAYSFQQALRSRQAINAIKPVRRGFASPVSLPSTTQSTTLPNGFTIATEHSPWAQTSTVGVWIDAGSRAETDKTNGTAHFLEHLAFKGTNKRSQHQLELEIENMGAHLNAYTSRENTVYYAKSFNSDVPKSVDILADILQNSKLEPGAIERERDVILREQEEVDKQLEEVVFDHLHATAFQGQPLGRTILGPKENIQTISRDNLVDYIKTNYTADRMVLVGAGGVPHDQLVRLAEEHFGSLPNKPLTSAAQAIQAEQKRAPEFIGSEVRLRDDTLPSAHIALAVEGVSWKDDDYFTGLVAQAIIGNWDRAMGNSPYLGSKLSSLVNYQGLANSFMSFSTSYSDTGLWGIYLVSDNLTRLDDLIHFTLREWTRLCFNVNAAEVERAKAQLKASMLLSLDGTTAVAEDIGRQIITTGRRFSPEDIERTIGQITEKDVMDFANRKLWDQDVAMSAVGSVEGILDYQRIRNDMTRMTL; encoded by the exons ATGGCTTCCCGCCGTCTAGCATACAGCTTCCAACAGGCTCTTCGGAGTCGCCAGGCTATCAACGCCATCAAGCCGGTGCGACGGGGTTTTGCTTCGCCGGTTTCCCTGCCCTCCACCACCCAGTCCACCACCCTCCCTAACGGCTTTACG ATTGCGACTGAGCACTCGCCATGGGCTCAGACCTCGACCGTTGGTGTGTGGATCGATGCCGGTAGCCGGGCAGAGACCGACAAGACGAACGGAACTGCGCACTTCCTCGAGCACCTTGCTTTCAAG GGTACCAACAAGAGATCCCAGCACCAATTGGAGCTCGAGATTGAGAACATGGGTGCGCACCTTAACGCCTACACATCG CGAGAAAACACCGTCTACTATGCCAAGTCTTTCAACAGCGACGTCCCTAAGTCCGTCGACATCCTCGCAGACATTCTCCAGAACTCGAAGTTGGAGCCCGGTGCCATTGAGCGTGAGAGGGATGTGATCTTGCGTGAGCAGGAGGAGGTTGACAAGCAGCTCGAGGAGGTTGTCTTCGACCACCTCCACGCCACCGCTTTCCAGGGCCAGCCCCTTGGTCGCACCATCCTCGGTCCCAAGGAGAACATCCAGACCATCTCCCGGGACAACTTGGTCGATTACATCAAGACCAACTACACTGCTGACCGCATGGTCCTCGTTGGCGCTGGTGGTGTCCCCCACGACCAGCTTGTCAGACTTGCCGAGGAGCACTTTGGTAGTCTCCCCAACAAGCCCCTGACCTCTGCTGCCCAGGCCATCCAGGCTGAGCAGAAGCGCGCTCCCGAGTTCATTGGCTCCGAAGTCAGACTCCGTGACGACACCCTCCCCTCTGCTCACATTGCCCTTGCCGTTGAGGGTGTCAGCTGGAAGGACGATGACTACTTCACCGGCCTGGTCGCTCAGGCCATCATTGGTAACTGGGACCGTGCCATGGGTAACTCTCCGTACCTCGGCAGTAAGCTCAGCTCTCTGGTCAACTACCAGGGCCTTGCCAACAGCTTCATGTCTTTCTCCACTAGCTACAGCGACACTGG TCTCTGGGGTATTTACCTTGTTTCCGACAACCTGACCCGTCTCGACGACCTCATTCACTTCACCCTCCGTGAGTGGACCCGTCTGTGCTTTAATGTCAACGCCGCCGAGGTTGAGCGTGCCAAGGCTCAGCTCAAGGCCTCTATGCTCCTCTCTCTTGACGGCACCACCGCCGTTGCTGAGGACATTGGCCGCCAGATCATCACCACTGGCCGCCGCTTCTCGCCCGAGGACATTGAGCGTACCATCGGCCAGATCACCGAGAAGGACGTCATGGACTTCGCCAACCGCAAGCTTTGGGACCAGGATGTCGCAATGAGTGCTGTCGGCAGCGTTGAGGGTATCCTTGACTACCAGAGAATCCGCAACGACATGACCCGGATGACCCTGTAA
- a CDS encoding SDR family oxidoreductase (COG:M;~EggNog:ENOG410PJWK;~InterPro:IPR036291,IPR001509;~PFAM:PF04321,PF01073,PF01370;~go_function: GO:0003824 - catalytic activity [Evidence IEA]), producing the protein MSILITGASGYVGQELAASLLSSLPDASVILTDVVAPSLPAPAAQHASRAKSVQADLTSTKVVDELIKETNQFETVYLLHGIMSSGSEANFELGIRVNLDATRYILDRLRTTMPGVKVVFTSSLAVYGRAPPGLVIDETNFPPVPSSSYGSQKLIVETLLNDYSRRGFLDGRAVRLPTVTVRAGKPTQAASSFASDVIREPFNGKKAVLPVDKSVEMWICSPYTVVKNLLHARTIPKEAFGESRSVNLPGLKVSIQEMLDALEQIGGPERRGLVEEKYDADIDRIVQTWTPDFATARALKLGFSEDISMVENIRQYAASLT; encoded by the coding sequence ATGTCGATACTTATTACCGGAGCCAGCGGCTACGTCGGCCAGGAATTGGCCGCTTCGCTTCTTTCGAGTTTACCTGATGCATCGGTGATCTTGACAGACGTGGTGGCCCCCAGTTTACCGGCGCCTGCCGCTCAACATGCCTCACGCGCGAAGAGCGTCCAGGCCGACCTCACATCGACCAAAGTGGTCGACGAACTGATCAAGGAGACGAACCAGTTCGAAACGGTTTATCTTCTCCACGGGATCATGTCCAGTGGCTCCGAGGCCAACTTCGAGCTGGGAATTCGCGTCAACCTAGACGCAACACGGTATATCCTGGACCGACTGCGCACTACAATGCCGGGCGTTAAGGTGGTGTTTACATCCTCCTTGGCTGTTTATGGCCGTGCACCTCCGGGCCTGGTCATCGACGAGACGAACTTCCCTCCCGTGCCGTCTTCTTCCTATGGGTCGCAGAAATTGATCGTGGAGACCTTACTAAACGATTACTCGAGACGAGGATTCTTGGACGGCCGGGCTGTTCGATTGCCCACAGTGACGGTGCGAGCAGGGAAGCCTACCCAGGCCGCTAGCAGCTTTGCCAGCGACGTCATCCGAGAACCGTTTAATGGGAAGAAGGCTGTCTTGCCAGTCGACAAATCCGTTGAGATGTGGATCTGTTCGCCGTACACGGTCGTCAAGAACCTGCTGCATGCTCGGACGATTCCAAAAGAGGCATTCGGGGAGTCGAGATCGGTCAATCTTCCCGGGCTGAAGGTCAGTATCCAGGAGATGCTGGATGCACTGGAGCAGATCGGGGGACCGGAACGACGGGGCTTGGTGGAAGAAAAGTATGATGCAGATATCGATCGGATCGTTCAGACGTGGACTCCAGATTTCGCGACGGCGCGTGCGTTGAAGCTGGGGTTCTCGGAGGATATTTCCATGGTCGAAAATATTCGGCAGTATGCAGCTTCACTTACTTAA
- the NOP1 gene encoding rRNA 2'-O-methyltransferase fibrillarin family protein (BUSCO:EOG092648VW;~COG:A;~EggNog:ENOG410PIJ4;~InterPro:IPR029063,IPR000692;~PFAM:PF01269;~go_function: GO:0003723 - RNA binding [Evidence IEA];~go_function: GO:0008168 - methyltransferase activity [Evidence IEA];~go_process: GO:0006364 - rRNA processing [Evidence IEA]), giving the protein MAFAPRGRGGPPRGGGRGAPRGGGARGGRGGGAPRGRGGPRGGGRGAPRGGRGGGRGGRGGKPGAKGGAKVIVEPHRHGGIFVARGGKEDLLVTKNLTPGEAVYGEKRIAVETPADDGAITKTEYRVWNPFRSKLAAGVLGGLDDIYMRPGSKVLYLGSASGTSVSHVADIVGPTGNVYAVEFSHRSGRDLIGMATHRTNVIPIVEDARHPLRYRMLVPMVDCIFADVAQPDQARIVGLNAHMFLKEEGGVIVSVKANCIDSTAKPEVVFAREVQKMREERIKPREQLTLEPFERDHCIVSGIYKRSA; this is encoded by the exons ATGGCTTTCGCTCCTAGAGGACGTGGTGGACCCCctcgtggtggtggtcgtgGTGCTCcccgtggtggtggtgctcgCGGTGGCCGAG GCGGCGGTGCTCCTCGTGGACGTGGTGGTCCTCGCGGCGGCGGTCGTGGTGCTCCCCGTGGTGGCCGTGGTGGTGGCCGTGGTGGCCGCGGCGGCAAGCCCGGTGCCAAAGGTGGTGCTAAGGTTATCGTC GAACCTCACCGTCACGGCGGTATCTTCGTTGCCCGCGGTGGTAAGGAAGACTTGCTCGTTACCAAGAACTTGACTCCAGGTGAGGCTGTCTACGGTGAGAAGCGCATTGCCGTCGAGACTCCTGCCGATGACGGCGCTATCACCAAGACTGAGTACCGTGTGTGGAACCCCTTCCGTAGCAAGCTTGCTGCCGGTGTTCTTGGTGGTCTGGACGACATCTACATGCGCCCTGGCTCCAAGGTTCTCTACCTTGGTTCCGCCAGCGGTACCTCCGTCAGTCACGTCGCCGATATTGTCGGACCTACCGGAAACGTCTATGCCGTTGAGTTCTCCCACCGTTCCGGCCGTGACCTGATTGGCATGGCCACCCATCGTACCAACGTCATCCCCATCGTCGAGGACGCCAGACACCCTCTCCGCTACCGTATGCTTGTCCCCATGGTTGACTGCATCTTCGCCGACGTTGCCCAGCCCGACCAGGCCCGTATCGTTGGTCTCAACGCCCACATGTTCCTCAAGGAAGAGGGTGGTGTCATTGTCTCCGTCAAGGCCAACTGTATCGACAGTACCGCCAAGCCCGAGGTTGTTTTCGCTCGGGAGGTCCAGAAGATGCGTGAGGAGAGAATAAAGCCCAGGGAGCAGCTGACCCTTGAGCCCTTCGAACGTGACCACTGTATAGTGTCTGGTATCTACAAGCGTTCTGCATAA
- a CDS encoding uncharacterized protein (COG:S;~EggNog:ENOG410PN9Z;~InterPro:IPR021706,IPR021851;~PFAM:PF11937,PF11693;~SECRETED:SignalP(1-17)) has protein sequence MRPALFLSASLATSSIAAPTLLRGLTNVLSTLTEPIQDIKQLLDTSTTCDTSRISLPTSGSDLPVPDGQMPIYVAVGRGTQNYSCATSTSDSTPEAIGAVANLYNVTCIAANDPDMVAKLPNMAYKMPSINNYSSILRAANVDLLGHHFFQGSTPVFNLDTTPAQQYGIAFTKVQKKVDAPPDSVQGDNGAVEWLYLSTISGTVGDYKSVYRVNTAGGAAPKTCENMPSVITVQYAANYYFYGEGS, from the exons ATGCGCCCAGCTTTATTTCTCAGTGCCAGCCTGGCAACGAGCTCCATTGCCGCACCAACGCTCCTACGCGGACTAACAAACGTCTTGAGCACACTGACGGAGCCAATCCAAGACATAAAGCAACTACTCGATACGTCGACTACATGCGATACATCTCGGATCTCACTACCAACATCAGGGTCTGATCTGCCCGTTCCTGACGGCCAGATGCCCATTTATGTTGCAGTAGGACGTGGTACACAG AACTACAGCTGCGCAACATCCACATCCGACTCGACTCCCGAAGCAATCGGAGCCGTAGCGAACCTCTACAATGTCACTTGCATCGCAGCAAATGACCCGGACATGGTTGCCAAACTTCCGAACATGGCCTACAAGATGCCATCGATAAACAACTACTCCTCCATTCTCCGTGCTGCAAATGTTGACCTGCTAGGTCATCATTTCTTCCAAGGTTCAACACCGGTTTTTAACCTCGACACCACGCCAGCACAGCAGTACGGGATCGCATTCACCAAAGTGCAAAAGAAAGTGGATGCGCCCCCTGACTCGGTGCAGGGTGATAATGGTGCCGTGGAGTGGCTGTACTTATCGACTATCAGTGGCACCGTGGGAGACTACAAGAGTGTCTATCGGGTTAACACGGCCGGGGGAGCAGCGCCTAAGACCTGTGAGAATATGCCGTCTGTCATCACAGTCCAGTATGCAGCAAATTACTATTTTTATGGGGAAGGATCGTGA
- a CDS encoding CCAAT displacement transcription factor COY1 (BUSCO:EOG09261OXD;~COG:U;~EggNog:ENOG410PFYG;~InterPro:IPR012955;~PFAM:PF08172;~TransMembrane:1 (o688-706i);~go_component: GO:0030173 - integral component of Golgi membrane [Evidence IEA];~go_process: GO:0006891 - intra-Golgi vesicle-mediated transport [Evidence IEA]) encodes MDTFAITEGIVPGSNNQDAEKDTGKLPEGANKFQRAIAAWRGIDLAGTIAKLDGTASDIVAQQRDSLVQRKDLAQKTKDFKKLDDASKLAEHKGLLKAYQGFIDVLTNQGKSSSSAFLQLYSSLSEAPDPYPLLEASVDSLVVSEETVPKLTSEKEQLQSSVDRLTSQLENTEKRLEEERAARKKLEENQDNRIKEVESSWSAVLTEKTNNWAAKEKSLEEKVENQDRLLKEVKASYEVSQRLDQDNGGDNSRNGATAAELELVSTDLEKTSLRLAEVEARNEQLRLELAQAVSHPQPEQTSVEDDPSYLRLQSENSSLLRKLDAARFDRDSERHSWETKLSQSERQSSKAAAEKEELRSRLEKMADYEDIRRELEMIKSIEFAAGDDDDAADLENDTVDAASNGAASKKDGNKNNSLEQLLMARNKKLTDELTILRVSHRDLQGQLETLRNDLTSTKQELEKSQGLSTTLENDLLRMQQEAANAFPTSAMSVAGTYTSRHPRSSRRGETSPTSSIISGFDQTMTSSNTMDSLRTGEPFGGGSGILPMIQAQRDRFKKKNSELEEELSKMYDTVKSLRQEIASLQRDNLSLYEKTRYVSAYSRGHGASSSVSAYGNKPNTTSVHLSPDTPSGLSLDRYQSAYEAQISPFAAFRGRESARAYKRMSLPERIVFSLTRIILANRTSRNLFAGYCFALHILLFVILYMMSTVEIEKHSSSSLGAAAAMAGTAAGSGGSSDYVAGGQLRGDDWQPEGFNGA; translated from the exons atggATACGTTCGCGATCACAGAAGGCATCGTTCCCGGGTCGAACAACCAAGATGCCGAAAAGGACACCGGGAAACTCCCCGAGGGGGCCAACAAGTTCCAACGTGCCATTGCAGCCTGGCGAG GCATTGATCTGGCCGGCACTATCGCGAAATTAGACGGCACCGCTTCGGACATTGTCGCACAGCAACGTGATTCCCTCGTCCAAAGGAAGGATCTCGCTCAAAAGACCAAGGACTTCAAGAAACTTGATGACGCATCGAAGTTAGCTGAACACAAGGGACTCTTGAAAG CCTACCAGGGTTTTATCGACGTCTTGACAAACCAAGGCAAATCTTCGTCCTCTGCATTCCTACAATTATACTCTTCGCTATCGGAAGCGCCTGACCCATACCCACTTCTCGAGGCCTCGGTGGATTCGCTTGTTGTGTCGGAAGAAACGGTCCCAAAATTGACCTCGGAGAAAGAGCAACTGCAGAGTTCCGTGGATCGTCTAACTTCCCAATTGGAGAATACGGAGAAACGACTGGAAGAAGAACGGGCCGCGCGCAAGAAATTGGAAGAGAACCAAGACAATAGGATAAAGGAGGTCGAATCATCATGGTCAGCCGTGTTGACGGAAAAGACAAATAACTGGGCTGCGAAAGAGAAGAGCTTGGAGGAGAAAGTAGAAAACCAAGATCGTTTGTTGAAGGAAGTCAAAGCAAGCTATGAGGTATCGCAGCGTTTGGACCAGGACAATGGTGGGGATAATTCTCGAAACGGCGCTACCGCAGCCGAATTGGAGCTGGTCTCTACCGACTTGGAGAAGACCAGCCTGCGATTGGCAGAAGTGGAGGCTCGGAATGAGCAGCTGAGACTTGAACTTGCTCAGGCAGTTTCGCATCCACAGCCAGAGCAGACTTCTGTTGAGGACGACCCGTCGTATCTTCGCCTGCAGTCGGAGAATTCCTCCTTGCTTCGCAAGTTGGATGCAGCCCGGTTCGATCGAGACTCTGAGCGTCATTCGTGGGAGACCAAGCTTTCGCAATCTGAGAGACAGAGCTCAAAGGCAGCcgctgagaaggaagagcTGCGGTCAAGGTTGGAGAAGATGGCTGACTATGAAGATATCCGCCGGGAGCTTGAAATGATCAAG TCTATCGAATTTGCCGcgggtgatgatgacgatgcggCAGACCTTGAAAACGATACCGTCGACGCTGCATCCAATGGCGCTGCATCGAAGAAAGACGGTAACAAAAACAATAGCTTGGAACAGCTGCTGATGGCTAGAAATAAAAAGTTGACGGATGAACTTACCATCCTGAGGGTATCTCACCGTGATCTCCAGGGTCAGCTTGAAACACTACGCAATGATCTCACTAGCACGAAACAAGAGTTGGAGAAATCTCAAGGTCTCTCGACGACCCTTGAGAATGATCTTTTGCGGATGCAACAAGAAGCAGCTAATGCTTTCCCGACTTCGGCAATGTCTGTGGCCGGCACTTACACATCAAGACATCCTCGCTCATCGCGAAGAGGAGAAACATCACCAACATCGTCAATCATATCAGGCTTTGATCAGACTATGACATCCTCCAACACAATGGACTCCTTGCGCACTGGAGAACCTTTTGGAGGGGGCTCTGGTATATTGCCTATGATCCAAGCCCAGCGAGACCGtttcaagaagaagaactcGGAGCTTGAAGAAGAATTATCGAAGATGTACGATACAGTGAAGTCTCTGAGACAGGAGATTGCTTCTCTCCAGCGAGACAACCTCAGTCTCTATGAAAAGACGCGATATGTATCCGCGTATAGCCGGGGTCATGGAGCATCATCCTCCGTTTCTGCCTACGGCAATAAACCAAACACTACCTCTGTTCATCTCTCACCGGACACGCCATCAGGGCTGTCTCTCGACCGATACCAATCTGCCTACGAGGCACAGATCTCTCCATTTGCCGCATTCCGGGGTCGAGAATCAGCACGGGCATATAAGCGCATGAGTCTCCCGGAACGGATTGTATTTTCTCTCACCCGCATTATCCTTGCCAATCGGACTAGCCGGAACCTCTTTGCAGGGTACTGCTTCGCTCTCcacatcctcctcttcgtgATCCTATACATGATGAGCACGGTCGAAATTGAAAAGCATAGCAGTTCCAGTCTAGGCGCAGCAGCCGCAATGGCTGGGACCGCTGCTGGTTCTGGCGGCAGTAGTGATTATGTTGCTGGGGGGCAGTTACGGGGTGATGATTGGCAGCCGGAGGGATTCAATGGTGCATGA
- a CDS encoding putative TGF beta receptor associated protein 1 (BUSCO:EOG09263OZR;~COG:U;~EggNog:ENOG410PIKE;~InterPro:IPR019453,IPR032914,IPR001180;~PFAM:PF10367;~go_process: GO:0016192 - vesicle-mediated transport [Evidence IEA]) produces MMRPEDDAVSPRKRRRITPPQAAPYILRELLADLPLANDDPNADVHITCVEYWNDNLYIGTSAAEVLHFVCLPADPSDESSESSFILASRLPIFHSQNSAASTGQGVQQIILLPSVNKACILCNGTLTFYLLPELSPAFGNTKVSNCRWIGGIDLSRAPDDIEPPALMVALQNRIMLVKIGDDARRIRNIEFPGCLVAARRGTIACAADTHAYSLLEVEHQQKIPLFPISSSNEIFESGHVEEMPTALPVPSKTSPSPPNANSPPVEGQHSQSVGSPSVLQDRSSSVTPEPPPASETPRPSNSQDRDENSEDAPQDPQSNTADKKPLPPLPKPLPTRLKPHVVSASANEFLLVTGTAEKEPGVGMFVNMDGDMERSTINFDRYPESVAIDTRDEDNPIQSVGDGKEERIIAVLEYREDGQLCKRLEVQRLDIDPSEAEKQKKWVEIPLDKDSKPVQVGLRHTISSSQLELSEMGGLLRMVRLKTPSLMPHIPATDPRTQESIEQLQKEKELFESQELTDSEGSRRGGGSSERDWEAERNAEEARFARGLGRGQSSLVMWAGSRIWRIMRNPLTVQLDDVLQKAQVADDGGHQVLDRDIIMDIIQSAQNIEPASEADFLGLNYVKQKASLMLFGDLVFMNQESRSDTVIGATEKALVDGNLDPRMVLILIPLLRKEVLQGPQGIWIQAGLAAIADKYIRQSEETEDSSAKTGAADSSVLDMVKRFLLSWQQKRGYGSITDETYVFDSVDAALLHLLLEQDSASTAEQRVSSPIRSELNRLVDNWKGNFDRAVKLLESYNRLFILSRLYQSQKMSRNVLKTWRRIIEGEEDIGGEVTPSGAELQMRRYLVKIKDAQLVEEYGSWLAGRNPKLGIQVFADGTSRVKLEPADVVGMLKEQAPNAVQAYLEHLVFFKNYSQYADDLVSYYLDTVLSVLQSSPEARTSLSESYSTYRALRPPKPTYMSFITANIPSEPWWQTRLRLLQLLGGGSSTQFSSMSPTPASLSYSIPTVLARIEPFQDELVSESIILDGLQGRHREALRLLTHGLGDYDSAVRYCLFGGPRSTSSTGALTEFAERPVQTELFRHLLDEFLRIEDPTDRLERTTDLLSRFSAWFDVREVLELVPDDWSVEIMSVFLGRVFRVLVSQRREVKIERALSAGLNLRVGTEYIEGMEKTGGWIEDDEGVRKIRGDGGDGDEKQVPGQIDGSDFGNMVDAGAHDNDNVLA; encoded by the exons ATGATGAGACCAGAAGATGATGCCGTCAGTCCCCgcaagagaaggagaatCACTCCTCCCCAAGCGGCTCCGTACATCCTCCGAGAGCTGCTCGCCGACTTGCCGTTAGCCAACGATGATCCCAATGCGGACGTCCATATCACCTGCGTGGAATATTGGA ATGACAACCTCTACATCGGTACCTCCGCTGCGGAGGTTCTACATTTCGTCTGTCTCCCAGCCGATCCCTCTGATGAGTCGAGCGAATCGTCCTTTATCCTCGCGTCGCGATTACCGATCTTTCACTCACAGAATTCCGCCGCTTCTACCGGCCAAGGCGTTCAACAAATAATCCTACTTCCGTCGGTCAACAAGGCTTGTATACTCTGCAATGGCACGCTCACATTCTACCTGTTACCGGAGCTCAGCCCAGCATTTGGCAACACAAAAGTCAGCAACTGTCGTTGGATTGGTGGTATTGACCTTAGTAGGGCGCCGGATGACATCGAACCACCTGCGCTTATGGTTGCGCTCCAGAACCGAATTATGCTGGTCAAGATTGGTGATGATGCTCGACGTATAAGAAATATTGAGTTTCCGGGATGCTTGGTAGCAGCGCGGAGGGGAACAATTGCATGCGCCGCAGATACTCATGCTTATTCGTTGCTTGAAGTGGAACATCAACAGAAGATACCCCTGTTTCCTATATCGTCATCGAACGAGATATTCGAGTCTGGTCATGTAGAAGAAATGCCAACGGCATTACCTGTCCCTTCGAAAACTTCTCCGTCACCACCTAATGCCAATTCTCCCCCTGTGGAAGGCCAGCATAGTCAGAGTGTGGGCTCCCCGTCGGTTTTACAGGATCGATCAAGCTCCGTTACTCCAGAACCCCCTCCGGCTTCTGAGACACCCCGGCCGTCAAACTCGCAGGATCGAGATGAAAATTCGGAAGATGCTCCACAAGATCCTCAGTCGAACACTGCCGATAAGAAGCCACTACCGCCTTTACCAAAACCACTACCGACACGGCTAAAACCGCATGTGGTGTCCGCGAGTGCCAATGAATTCCTACTGGTCACGGGAACCGCAGAGAAAGAGCCTGGTGTTGGAATGTTTGTCAATATGGACGGTGATATGGAGCGCAGCACAATCAACTTTGACAGATACCCTGAATCGGTTGCTATCGACACAAGGGATGAAGATAATCCTATCCAGTCTGTTGGAGATGGCAAAGAAGAGCGCATTATTGCTGTCTTGGAGTACCGTGAAGATGGGCAGTTATGCAAACGTTTGGAAGTGCAACGGCTGGACATCGACCCCAGCGAAGCcgagaaacaaaagaaatgGGTAGAGATACCCTTGGACAAAGACTCGAAACCGGTCCAGGTTGGCCTTCGCCATACAATCAGTTCTAGCCAGCTTGAACTCTCTGAGATGGGAGGCTTGCTGCGCATGGTGCGCCTTAAGACACCGTCACTAATGCCTCATATTCCTGCGACAGACCCAAGGACACAAGAATCCATAGAGCAAttgcaaaaagagaaagaactATTTGAATCTCAAGAATTAACAGACTCCGAAGGGTCAAGGAGGGGTGGCGGTTCTTCAGAGCGCGACTGGGAAGCTGAGCGCAATGCAGAAGAGGCCCGGTTCGCCCGTGGACTCGGTAGAGGCCAAAGTAGCCTTGTCATGTGGGCTGGGAGCCGCATCTGGCGGATAATGAGGAACCCATTGACTGTTCAGCTGGATGATGTCCTACAAAAGGCGCAGGTGGCCGATGATGGTGGTCATCAAGTCTTGGATAGGGATATTATCATGGACATCATTCAATCAGCCCAGAATATCGAGCCTGCATCTGAGGCGGACTTTCTTGGCCTTAACTACGTGAAACAAAAAGCGAGTCTGATGCTCTTTGGAGATCTTGTCTTCATGAATCAGGAAAGCAGGAGTGACACAGTCATTGGGGCAACAGAAAAAGCACTCGTGGATGGAAATCTTGATCCTCGTATGGTCTTGATATTGATTCCATTACTGCGGAAGGAAGTTCTGCAAGGGCCCCAGGGGATCTGGATCCAAGCAGGCTTGGCAGCGATTGCAGACAAATACATACGGCAATCCGAAGAGACTGAGGATAGCTCGGCGAAAACTGGTGCTGCTGATAGCAGTGTCTTGGACATGGTTAAACGTTTTCTACTATCGTGGCAGCAGAAGAGGGGCTACGGTAGCATCACGGATGAGACATATGTCTTTGACAGCGTCGATGCCGCACTTCTGCATTTGCTCTTGGAACAGGATTCGGCTTCGACAGCGGAACAACGAGTATCGTCGCCCATTCGCAGTGAGCTTAATCGGTTAGTGGACAATTGGAAGGGTAACTTTGATCGGGCGGTGAAATTGTTAGAGAGCTATAACCGGCTCTTTATTTTGAGCCGCCTGTACCAGAGCCAGAAGATGTCCCGGAATGTGCTCAAGACGTGGCGGAGAATCATAGAAGGGGAGGAAGATATCGGTGGAGAAGTGACACCATCTGGCGCTGAATTGCAAATGCGCCGGTATTTGGTTAAGATTAAAGACGCACAATTGGTGGAAGAGTATGGTTCCTGGCTGGCTGGACGTAACCCTAAGCTCGGTATCCAGGTTTTTGCGGATGGTACGAGCAGAGTCAAGCTGGAGCCTGCAGATGTGGTTGGGATGCTCAAAGAGCAGGCGCCGAATGCAGTCCAGGCGTATTTGGAGCatcttgttttcttcaaaAAC TACTCCCAATACGCGGACGACCTTGTTTCGTACTATCTGGATACGGTGCTTTCTGTTCTGCAGTCGTCGCCTGAGGCGCGAACATCACTGTCCGAGTCCTACTCGACATATCGTGCGCTACGACCTCCCAAGCCAACATACATGAGCTTTATCACGGCCAACATACCATCCGAACCGTGGTGGCAAACGAGACTGCGCCTTCTACAGCTGCTTGGCGGTGGAAGCAGCACTCAGTTCTCGTCGATGTCACCCACACCAGCCAGTCTTTCCTATTCTATTCCCACCGTTCTTGCTCGGATCGAACCCTTCCAGGATGAATTAGTATCTGAGAGCATCATTTTAGATGGTCTCCAGGGGCGTCACCGGGAAGCCCTCCGACTCCTAACGCACGGCCTAGGTGACTATGATTCAGCAGTCCGTTACTGTCTTTTTGGAGGCCCCCGTAGCACCAGCTCTACAGGGGCCCTGACAGAGTTCGCAGAACGGCCAGTGCAGACTGAGCTATTCCGCCATCTCCTGGACGAGTTTCTGCGAATTGAAGATCCAACCGATCGTCTCGAGAGGACAACTGATTTGCTATCCCGGTTCTCCGCCTGGTTCGATGTGCGGGAGGTACTAGAACTTGTCCCTGATGACTGGAGCGTCGAGATCATGAGCGTGTTCCTTGGCCGTGTGTTCCGGGTATTGGTATCACAGAGGCGCGAAGTAAAGATTGAACGGGCTCTCAGTGCAGGTTTGAACCTGCGGGttggtacggagtacattgaAGGAATGGAGAAGACAGGAGGATGGATTGAAGATGACGAGGGAGTACGGAAGATTCGCGGGGATGGAGGCGACGGAGATGAAAAGCAAGTGCCGGGGCAAATAGATGGAAGTGATTTCGGGAATATGGTGGACGCTGGCGCGCATGATAACGACAATGTTTTGGCTTGA